The following proteins come from a genomic window of Anguilla rostrata isolate EN2019 chromosome 17, ASM1855537v3, whole genome shotgun sequence:
- the LOC135243406 gene encoding phosphoinositide 3-kinase regulatory subunit 5-like isoform X1: MCRRVRDIQERFREDRIHHALNRCLHDLSSAPSAVHSGNAGLSMNHWTLEELVKRDPENFLILLKQILRRAKEVQDQCQYELVAPLALIFSSALLRTPFLPPHCPLLARACEVFGGFLSWPEPYGGVCRDLLTVLRLELRAPGISYHRLVREEQGISAAGYRSKTLTVLLMDPADVPQEFLSVSEQMSGLHQAQQEIHITLIKHAYQAGLGPQRPLSALHHALQSKSPEQLEQLSCAVTEVLEACASMEEPEEARGCLVRGLEDLWETIGVQASDSGGSDGVLQTLALPIAKFHLHLWDNDNFDSLPDLLEREGILTSTPTPPEEEEKEEEEEVAEDEEDGDERQEIGEDIEEEAASDIWAGHRDSTLSTTSKDSMFSTSSAASSSSCSAPSRWSGVSGADSDFCEDAEDSPPERSAPPRPRLGRHLSKLLKSRKRGGGGGRPLSRANSLGSPETKGHAEKRHARFARSNSLRQKARSGAGLGVAPPLLHLLPAPPPLRLACSRRIPVLSCGGVGRGWEEEEEEEEGRGCGSTLRLVVFGGDRAAGKAARACARLAARDGVLPARVQLFFVPVARGFGRAPAEGPGTPEKQPESPPRAAARTDVATPSVDDITNDIAQFLGTLDPWYERNVLSFLDLPVGVLCQQTPKAETDVHSSSREPLPIFADLLLHYCRQGKQPILVQLYQAELTLAGGERRTEVFVHSLELGHTAGTRAIKAAGAASKRFGVVGDREAVPLTLEILYNQVTVSRRSRWTQADVVCTSINLSKACKSLEDQGSNTERLQMAVTEVRKRQNSKSKMGYNQHLSTTEVKVDHVQVSSASSTTFAVCLDQDEKKVLQSVTRCEVSVCTRPDGSEWGLRTDPLEQTPGPPLLPPDATCSQVCLPLLSFCGTRP; the protein is encoded by the exons ctGGCCTCTCCATGAATCATTGGACCCTGGAAGAGCTGGTGAAGAGAGACCCAGAGAACTTCCTCATTCTCCTGAAACAGATCCTAAGGAGAGccaaagag GTCCAGGACCAGTGCCAGTATGAGCTGGTGGCTCCACTCGCCCTCATCTTCTCCTCCGCCCTCCTGCGG ACCCCTTTCCtccctccacactgccccctgctggcgcGCGCCTGCGAGGTGTTCGGCGGCTTCCTGTCCTGGCCGGAGCCGTACGGCGGGGTGTGTCGCGACCTGCTCACCGTCCTTCGCCTGGAGCTGAGGGCCCCAg GCATCTCATACCACAGACTGgtgagggaggagcagggcatATCCGCAGCTGGCTACCGCTCCAAAACCCT GACGGTGCTGCTGATGGACCCAGCGGACGTACCCCAGGAGTTCCTCTCCGTGTCTGAGCAGATGAGCGGCCTTCATCAGGCCCAGCAGGAGATCCACATCACCCTCATCAAACACGCGTACCAGGCCGGCCTCGGGCCCCAGCGCCCTCTGTCCGCCCTGCACCACGCCCTGCAG TCAAAGAGCccggagcagctggagcagctctcCTGCGCAGTGACGGAGGTCCTGGAGGCCTGCGCCTCCATGGAGGAGCCGGAGGAGGCCAGGGGGTGTCTGGTGCGGGGCCTGGAGGACCTCTGGGAGACCATCGGGGTGCAGGCCTCAGACAGCGGGGGATCTGACG GGGTGCTGCAGACACTGGCATTGCCCATTGCCAAATTTCACCTGCACCTCTGGGATAACGACAATTTTG ACTCTCTGCCTGAcctcctggagagggagggTATCCTCACGAGCACCCCAACCCCGCctgaagaggaggaaaaggaggaggaggaagaagtggcggaggatgaggaggacgGGGATGAGAGGCAGGAGATCGGTGAGGACATAGAGGAGGAGGCTGCTTCGGACATTTGGGCGGGACACAGAGACTCCAccctctccaccacctccaAGGACTCCAtgttctccacctcctccgccgcctcctcctcctcttgctccGCCCCGTCGCGGTGGTCGGGGGTGTCGGGGGCGGACAGCGACTTCTGCGAGGACGCGGAGGACAGCCCGCCGGAGAGgagcgccccgccccgcccccgcctcggACGTCACCTCTCCAAACTCCTCAAGTCCCGCAaacggggcgggggcgggggcagacCCCTGTCCCGCGCCAACAGCCTGGGCTCGCCCGAGACCAAGGGCCACGCGGAGAAGCGCCACGCCCGCTTCGCGCGCTCCAACTCGCTGCGCCAGAAGGCGCggtcgggggcggggctcggggtggccccgcccctcctccacctcctcccggctccgcccccgctccGGCTGGCCTGCAGCCGGAGGATTCCCGTGCTGAGCTGcggcggggtggggaggggctgggaggaggaggaggaggaggaggaggggcggggctgcggcTCCACGCTGCGGCTGGTGGTTTTCGGGGGCGACCGCGCCGCGGGGAAGGCCGCTAGGGCCTGCGCCCGACTCGCGGCGCGGGACGGCGTCCTTCCCGCCCGGGTTCAGCTCTTTTTCGTCCCCGTGGCCAGGGGGTTCGGCCGCGCCCCCGCCGAGGGTCCCGGCACCCCCGAAAAGCAGCCGGAGAGCCCCCCGAGAGCAGCAGCGAGGACG GATGTAGCCACGCCCAGCGTTGATGACATCACTAACGACATCGCGCAGTTCTTGGGAACGCTGGACCCCTGGTACGAGCGCAACGTGCTGTCATTCCTCGACCTGCCTGTGGGCGTCCTGTGCCAG CAAACCCCCAAAGCAGAGACAGACGTGCACAGCAGCTCCAGGGAGCCACTCCCCATATTTGCAGACCTGCTTCTGCACTACTGTCGCCAGGGAAAACAACCCATTCTGGTGCAGCTTTACCAGGCTGAG cTGACcctggcggggggggagaggcggacGGAGGTGTTCGTTCACTCGCTGGAGCTGGGCCACACTGCTGGGACCCGAGCCATTAAAGCCGCAG gtgcAGCCAGCAAGCGCTTCGGGGTTGTCGGAGATCGGGAGGCTGTCCCGTTAACGCTGGAGATCCTTTACAACCAG GTCACCGTGAGTAGGAGGAGCCGGTGGACCCAAGCCGATGTAGTGTGCACCTCCATTAACCTGAGCAAAGCCTGCAAGAGCCTGGAGGATCAGG GCTCAAATACAGAGCGGCTGCAGATGGCCGTAACCGAGGTACGGAAGAGGCAAAACTCCAAATCCAAAATGGGGTACaaccag CACCTGTCCACCACCGAGGTGAAAGTGGACCACGTACAGGTGAGCAGCGCCAGCAGCACCACCTTCGCTGTGTGTCTGGACCAGGACGAGAAGAAGGTGCTTCAGAGCGTCACCAG gtgtgaggtgTCTGTGTGCACCAGGCCTGACGGCTCTGAGTGGGGGCTCCGCACAGACCCGTTAGAGCAGACTCCtggcccccccctcctcccccccgacGCTACCTGCTCGCAAGTCTGCCTACCCTTACTCAGCTTCTGCGGGACACGTCCCTGA
- the LOC135243406 gene encoding phosphoinositide 3-kinase regulatory subunit 5-like isoform X2 — MEHTSCREDRIHHALNRCLHDLSSAPSAVHSGNAGLSMNHWTLEELVKRDPENFLILLKQILRRAKEVQDQCQYELVAPLALIFSSALLRTPFLPPHCPLLARACEVFGGFLSWPEPYGGVCRDLLTVLRLELRAPGISYHRLVREEQGISAAGYRSKTLTVLLMDPADVPQEFLSVSEQMSGLHQAQQEIHITLIKHAYQAGLGPQRPLSALHHALQSKSPEQLEQLSCAVTEVLEACASMEEPEEARGCLVRGLEDLWETIGVQASDSGGSDGVLQTLALPIAKFHLHLWDNDNFDSLPDLLEREGILTSTPTPPEEEEKEEEEEVAEDEEDGDERQEIGEDIEEEAASDIWAGHRDSTLSTTSKDSMFSTSSAASSSSCSAPSRWSGVSGADSDFCEDAEDSPPERSAPPRPRLGRHLSKLLKSRKRGGGGGRPLSRANSLGSPETKGHAEKRHARFARSNSLRQKARSGAGLGVAPPLLHLLPAPPPLRLACSRRIPVLSCGGVGRGWEEEEEEEEGRGCGSTLRLVVFGGDRAAGKAARACARLAARDGVLPARVQLFFVPVARGFGRAPAEGPGTPEKQPESPPRAAARTDVATPSVDDITNDIAQFLGTLDPWYERNVLSFLDLPVGVLCQQTPKAETDVHSSSREPLPIFADLLLHYCRQGKQPILVQLYQAELTLAGGERRTEVFVHSLELGHTAGTRAIKAAGAASKRFGVVGDREAVPLTLEILYNQVTVSRRSRWTQADVVCTSINLSKACKSLEDQGSNTERLQMAVTEVRKRQNSKSKMGYNQHLSTTEVKVDHVQVSSASSTTFAVCLDQDEKKVLQSVTRCEVSVCTRPDGSEWGLRTDPLEQTPGPPLLPPDATCSQVCLPLLSFCGTRP, encoded by the exons ctGGCCTCTCCATGAATCATTGGACCCTGGAAGAGCTGGTGAAGAGAGACCCAGAGAACTTCCTCATTCTCCTGAAACAGATCCTAAGGAGAGccaaagag GTCCAGGACCAGTGCCAGTATGAGCTGGTGGCTCCACTCGCCCTCATCTTCTCCTCCGCCCTCCTGCGG ACCCCTTTCCtccctccacactgccccctgctggcgcGCGCCTGCGAGGTGTTCGGCGGCTTCCTGTCCTGGCCGGAGCCGTACGGCGGGGTGTGTCGCGACCTGCTCACCGTCCTTCGCCTGGAGCTGAGGGCCCCAg GCATCTCATACCACAGACTGgtgagggaggagcagggcatATCCGCAGCTGGCTACCGCTCCAAAACCCT GACGGTGCTGCTGATGGACCCAGCGGACGTACCCCAGGAGTTCCTCTCCGTGTCTGAGCAGATGAGCGGCCTTCATCAGGCCCAGCAGGAGATCCACATCACCCTCATCAAACACGCGTACCAGGCCGGCCTCGGGCCCCAGCGCCCTCTGTCCGCCCTGCACCACGCCCTGCAG TCAAAGAGCccggagcagctggagcagctctcCTGCGCAGTGACGGAGGTCCTGGAGGCCTGCGCCTCCATGGAGGAGCCGGAGGAGGCCAGGGGGTGTCTGGTGCGGGGCCTGGAGGACCTCTGGGAGACCATCGGGGTGCAGGCCTCAGACAGCGGGGGATCTGACG GGGTGCTGCAGACACTGGCATTGCCCATTGCCAAATTTCACCTGCACCTCTGGGATAACGACAATTTTG ACTCTCTGCCTGAcctcctggagagggagggTATCCTCACGAGCACCCCAACCCCGCctgaagaggaggaaaaggaggaggaggaagaagtggcggaggatgaggaggacgGGGATGAGAGGCAGGAGATCGGTGAGGACATAGAGGAGGAGGCTGCTTCGGACATTTGGGCGGGACACAGAGACTCCAccctctccaccacctccaAGGACTCCAtgttctccacctcctccgccgcctcctcctcctcttgctccGCCCCGTCGCGGTGGTCGGGGGTGTCGGGGGCGGACAGCGACTTCTGCGAGGACGCGGAGGACAGCCCGCCGGAGAGgagcgccccgccccgcccccgcctcggACGTCACCTCTCCAAACTCCTCAAGTCCCGCAaacggggcgggggcgggggcagacCCCTGTCCCGCGCCAACAGCCTGGGCTCGCCCGAGACCAAGGGCCACGCGGAGAAGCGCCACGCCCGCTTCGCGCGCTCCAACTCGCTGCGCCAGAAGGCGCggtcgggggcggggctcggggtggccccgcccctcctccacctcctcccggctccgcccccgctccGGCTGGCCTGCAGCCGGAGGATTCCCGTGCTGAGCTGcggcggggtggggaggggctgggaggaggaggaggaggaggaggaggggcggggctgcggcTCCACGCTGCGGCTGGTGGTTTTCGGGGGCGACCGCGCCGCGGGGAAGGCCGCTAGGGCCTGCGCCCGACTCGCGGCGCGGGACGGCGTCCTTCCCGCCCGGGTTCAGCTCTTTTTCGTCCCCGTGGCCAGGGGGTTCGGCCGCGCCCCCGCCGAGGGTCCCGGCACCCCCGAAAAGCAGCCGGAGAGCCCCCCGAGAGCAGCAGCGAGGACG GATGTAGCCACGCCCAGCGTTGATGACATCACTAACGACATCGCGCAGTTCTTGGGAACGCTGGACCCCTGGTACGAGCGCAACGTGCTGTCATTCCTCGACCTGCCTGTGGGCGTCCTGTGCCAG CAAACCCCCAAAGCAGAGACAGACGTGCACAGCAGCTCCAGGGAGCCACTCCCCATATTTGCAGACCTGCTTCTGCACTACTGTCGCCAGGGAAAACAACCCATTCTGGTGCAGCTTTACCAGGCTGAG cTGACcctggcggggggggagaggcggacGGAGGTGTTCGTTCACTCGCTGGAGCTGGGCCACACTGCTGGGACCCGAGCCATTAAAGCCGCAG gtgcAGCCAGCAAGCGCTTCGGGGTTGTCGGAGATCGGGAGGCTGTCCCGTTAACGCTGGAGATCCTTTACAACCAG GTCACCGTGAGTAGGAGGAGCCGGTGGACCCAAGCCGATGTAGTGTGCACCTCCATTAACCTGAGCAAAGCCTGCAAGAGCCTGGAGGATCAGG GCTCAAATACAGAGCGGCTGCAGATGGCCGTAACCGAGGTACGGAAGAGGCAAAACTCCAAATCCAAAATGGGGTACaaccag CACCTGTCCACCACCGAGGTGAAAGTGGACCACGTACAGGTGAGCAGCGCCAGCAGCACCACCTTCGCTGTGTGTCTGGACCAGGACGAGAAGAAGGTGCTTCAGAGCGTCACCAG gtgtgaggtgTCTGTGTGCACCAGGCCTGACGGCTCTGAGTGGGGGCTCCGCACAGACCCGTTAGAGCAGACTCCtggcccccccctcctcccccccgacGCTACCTGCTCGCAAGTCTGCCTACCCTTACTCAGCTTCTGCGGGACACGTCCCTGA